One segment of Nothobranchius furzeri strain GRZ-AD chromosome 13, NfurGRZ-RIMD1, whole genome shotgun sequence DNA contains the following:
- the cenpe gene encoding centromere-associated protein E yields MTEESAVKVCVRIRPFVAREENASENSEPVQFWKADKKSIHQIDDGSSNRSFTFDRVFTADETTHQLYQTIAKPLVVSTVGGYNGTIFAYGQTSSGKTFTMMGGDHNPGVIPLAVEEVFQSIKNFPNKEFLLRVSYMEIYNETVTDLLVDSWKRKPLEVRESINKNICVADLTEELVTTCAQALAWVRKGEKNRHYAKTKMNQRSSRSHAIFRMILESRERSDPASSDTADGAIIVSHLNLVDLAGSERASQTGAEGARFKEGCNINRSLFMLGQVMKKLTDESQKGFINYRDSKLTRILQNSLGGNAKTVIICTITPATLEETLGTLQFASTAKKMKNDPHVTEVSDDGALLKRYRNEIVELKQRLQEVSSVSQTTVTEKEALSQLLQEKDQLQREQEDRIKNLTKLLVTSSNQVFVQKVPKRRITWGGKMVKLAGKAPFDDHHDDDDGDLPDMSFAGPFGRRTKMPVSSLTELSEAEYFDSQWGTPEEPFDETEMNESSVTARSHRDSFRDWVSPSQSRELSEKVSQLELQLEVEVQQKEEAMKRANLLDDRLAELQLQLQSEALQKREAAEKMESAGQKLADLERQLQEQSQADAKQMVREFAETIQLCETLATEKDQIIAERDYLKQELGMFMEQTQHLEKEKAALSQELKEINDLDEFESLEERINKDLETELRSEICSLKEAVKSSEAQRLELQNKLQALSEELNKKTEFAEELQKMSGKDLVQEVATLRRSLDDAEGVSRDTKKEWAFLRSENMSLEELNGTLTAKQEKMESEMNDLLLQLKTEKSRYKKMQSDLQKELNIAFDENTKLSTLLDGNVPKSLTDGLELERTVTRLEKELTASREAGETLRAELQTLASFKTLPDQVENLTKQVCDLTEELQCVKTERDDLLSGQTRSDLEARQFSEENPKIQADLGVSAQEEELRPQLDSLRPAQERSEEEKSRLVAFLQERDLEIKQLRETLEWEHAEKEVLLSELRGSAQSSADESEKLNSTITSVSAERDQLRMQLQTLVDKATETDVLLQSLQQELKEQKQKIFDLMRTSEQKECELQEHISKLSQELQGTRDENRALQESAAEEAEKLLSAVAALTAERDELKNDLRGNIDMMIENQEELRAALEKNQDQRKKIKLLESEKARNEPPPDFNSQLEELQGKIKTLTEELEPVLAERDALMLEKESNRQTEEMEKLLSRVSSLSQERDQLQEALEGQREEKKRLREELEDRIQTMQCDFLQQQQLTSEPQLLMEIQENHQLQMDQLEKMLENAKEETSRLKFDLQDKVKLIAEKQENLDVSEEKSRVLQEELAALKLQTEVLESRKNEAEGTVQSLKSRVQVLTAEVESVGVERDNLLSEKESISRSHLEEMEKLRLSLSEENNQLREELEGLREEKQLREELEDRAEMLQAEIGELNITLKTLTEQNQQQLEKVSSTQELLKTAQDELCEQRRVKSDLEERMEEKESRLSLKINDLVQSLRGVEAERDDLLREMQTSQQTFKEELQEALSRVSSLGEERAQLQEALEGLREEKQLREELEDRAEMLQAEIGELNITLKTLTEQNQQQLEKVSSTQELLKTAQDELCEQRRVKSDLEERMEEKESRLSLKINDLVQSLRGVEAERDDLLREMQTSQQTFKEELQEALSRVSSLGEERARLQEALEGSREEKRQLGEELEDRTRMMSAVQEKLSQQEEWSLQLQERDAELKREVQHLEEELQTQTEQQARAKAEADASQLMLTEAKATISTLKQRLDGLEQNAEGVEVISSQLQDSSSQLQECFGRFQELKDTISKYKSPDKALRRQRSLMNALLSSLPRATVASYGAVHQLGMQTVQSFLDIRMRLHLQAVDCKRLFEELVRKDLAIFEEKRVQDLLLSRAEAPPHAIGDVDFRSLWGPRLSELLDKRRLHLQKMQSIAEKLQSNTAAHVDNERAEICEEEKFTEQLEGAISSQPISFPNLDCVLSQEAGRRSATVQTSRLSLQLLVSEQNNLLDELKQLEVEGESQLREEKSKSATLLRALEGAPLKKEVSLLRDNQQLVLQLQRAEETIKMLHVQKEELEEIRMEANHSVSQHKEATQLLQTELQDSRALVQEKDDTIQTLKNKLRASETNAPPSAAEQERLRHKVFQMELKLNLASDQHKLEIQRMNTVLREKEASLRSLKEALRKLQQQGEEPVLQGKELYARLTNPREVVIESSIALEKTKLEEKVQQLQLKITELESVGLGQKAEISKWKSRAIKLKRKSKAEVDRTPPSSPTKRGYTFSSDSDHHLNSPKNKILVTPKNVLESPQKPLDSPNMSLLDTPKNKFLDMAGGSDLLSSGFPKEFFDNSSLGAFADKDGPKEVSWPWSPKEEEMCKTQ; encoded by the exons AAGAACATCTGTGTTGCTGATCTGACTGAGGAGCTTGTCACTACTTGTGCACAAGCTCTTGCCTGGGTCCGGAAAGGAGAAA AAAACCGTCACTATGCAAAGACTAAAATGAACCAGCGTAGCAGTCGCTCGCATGCCATATTTCGTATG ATCTTAGAAAGCCGTGAACGGAGTGACCCAGCATCAAGCGACACTGCTGATGGAGCCATTATTGTGTCTCATTTG AACTTAGTGGATCTAGCTGGATCTGAGAGAGCAAGTCAAACAGGAGCTGAAG GAGCTCGCTTCAAAGAAGGTTGCAACATAAACCGCAGTCTCTTCATGCTTGGTCAGGTGATGAAGAAGCTGACTGATGAAAGCCAGAA GGGTTTCATCAACTACAGAGACAGCAAGTTAACTCGCATCCTGCAGAACTCGCTGGGTGGGAACGCTAAAACGGTCATCATCTGCACCATCACTCCTGCCACTCTAGAGGAGACTCTCGGCACTTTGCAG TTCGCCAgcactgcaaagaaaatgaagaacGACCCACACGTGACGGAGGTGTCGGACGACGGGGCTTTGCTCAAAAGGTATCGCAATGAGATCGTAGAGCTGAAGCAACGGCTTCAAGAG GTTTCTTCAGTCTCGCAGACCACCGTGACGGAAAAGGAGGCTCTGTCTCAGCTGCTCCAGGAAAAAGATCAGCTCCAGAGAGAACAGGAGGACCGCATCAAAAACCTGACCAAACTGCTCGTGACCAGTTCAAATCAGGTTTTTGTCCAAAAG gTGCCTAAACGCAGGATAACGTGGGGAGGAAAGATGGTCAAACTTGCTGGCAAGGCTCCATTTGATGatcatcatgatgatgatgatggtgatttacCAGACATGAGCTTTGCAGGACCTTTCGGTCGTAGGACGAAGATGCCCGTCTCTTCTCTGACTGAGCTGAGTGAAG CTGAATACTTTGACTCCCAATGGGGGACGCCAGAGGAGCCGTTTGATGAAACTGAGATGAATGAGAGCTCGGTGACTGCGCGCAGCCACAGAGACAG TTTTAGAGATTGGGTGAGCCCCAGTCAGTCACGTGAGCTGTCGGAGAAAGTGTCCCAGTTGGAGTTGCAGCTGGAAGTGGAAGTTCAGCAGAAAGAGGAAGCCATGAAAAGGGCAAACCTTTTAGATGATAGACTtgcagagctgcagctgcagcttcaATCAGAAGCTCTGCAGAAACGCGAAGCAGCGGAGAAAATGGAATCAGCAGGGCAGAAGTTGGCCGAcctggagcggcagctgcaggagcagagCCAAGCTGATGCTAAACAG ATGGTGAGGGAATTTGCAGAAACCATTCAGCTGTGTGAAACTTTGGCCACGGAGAAG GACCAGATCATAGCTGAGAGGGACTACCTGAAACAGGAGCTGGGGATGTTCATGGAGCAAACGCAACACCTGGAGAAAGAGAAAGCTGCGCTGTCGCAGGAGCTGAAGGAGATCAACGACCTGGACGAGTTTGAGTCGCTGGAGGAGAGGATCAACAAGGATCTGGAG ACCGAGTTACGCAGTGAAATCTGTAGCCTGAAGGAAGCCGTTAAATCATCTGAAGCACAGCGCCTCGAGCTTCAG AACAAACTTCAGGCATTGTCTGAGGAGCTGAATAAGAAAACCGAGTTTGCTGAAGAGCTTCAGAAGATG AGCGGTAAGGACTTGGTGCAGGAGGTCGCCACGCTGCGTCGCTCTCTGGATGATGCGGAGGGGGTGAGCAGGGATACGAAGAAGGAATGGGCATTCCTCCGGAGCGAAAACATGAGTTTGGAAGAGTTAAAT GGGACCCTGACTGCCAAACAGGAGAAAATGGAGTCTGAGATGAACGATCTGCTTTTACAACTTAAGACCGAGAAATCTCGCTACAAAAAGATGCAGAGTGATCTCCAGAAGGAGCTGAACATTGCTTTTGACGAAAACACCAAACTCTCCACTCTGCTCGATGGCAACGTCCCCAAAA GTCTGACTGACGGTCTGGAACTGGAGAGAACTGTGACCCGGCTGGAGAAGGAGCTGACGGCTTCACGTGAAGCAGGGGAGACGCTCCGAGCTGAGCTCCAGACGCTGGCTTCATTTAAGACTCTTCCAGATCAGGTGGAGAACTTGACAAAACAG GTTTGTGACTTGACTGAGGAGTTGCAGTGTGTTAAAACCGAGAGGGATGACCTGCTCTCAGGTCAAACTCGGAGTGACCTGGAGGCCCGGCAGTTCAGCGAGGAGAATCCGAAAATTCAAGCAGATCTCGGCGTTTCTGCTCAGGAGGAAGAGCTGAGGCCGCAGCTGGATTCACTCCGCCCAGCGCAAGAGCGATCCGAGGAAGAGAAGAGTCGGCTCGTTGCTTTCCTTCAAGAACGAGACTTGGAG ATAAAGCAACTGAGAGAAACGCTTGAGTGGGAGCATGCAGAGAAGGAGGTTCTTCTGTCGGAACTGCGTGGTTCTGCTCAGAGCTCTGCAGACGAGTCTGAAAAGCTGAACTCCACCATAACGTCTGTGAGTGCAGAAAGAGACCAGCTGAGAATGCAGCTGCAGACACTTGTGGACAAG GCCACAGAGACGGACGTTCTGCTGCAGTCTCTCCAACAAGAGCTCAAAGAACAGAAGCAGAAGATCTTTGATCTGATGAGAACGTCTGAGCAGAAGGAGTGTGAATTACAGGAGCAT ATATCAAAGCTATCCCAGGAGCTCCAGGGAACACGCGATGAAAACCGGGCTCTGCAGGAGAGCGCCGCAGAGGAGGCGGAGAAGCTGCTCTCTGCAGTGGCTGCTCTCACGGCAGAAAGAGATGAGCTCAAAAACGACCTGCGGGGAAACATAGATATG ATGATTGAAAATCAGGAGGAGTTGAGGGCGGCTTTGGAGAAAAACCAGGACCAAAGGAAGAAGATCAAACTCCTGGAATCTGAAAAGGCACGGAATGAACCTCCTCCTGATTTTAATTCACAGCTAGAGGAGCTGCAGGGAAAG ATTAAGACTCTAACTGAGGAGCTTGAGCCTGTGCTAGCGGAGAGAGACGCACTGATGCTAGAGAAGGAGTCCAACCGTCAGACGGAGGAGATGGAGAAGCTGCTGAGCAGAGTTTCGTCCCTCAGCCAGGAGAGAGATCAGCTGCAGGAGGCGCTGGAAGGGCAGAGAGAGGAGAAGAAGCGGCTCAGAGAAGAGCTGGAGGACCGGATACAGACG ATGCAGTGTGacttcctgcagcagcagcagctcacctCTGAGCCACAGCTGCTGATGGAGATCCAAGAGAATCACCAACTCCAG ATGGATCAGCTGGAGAAGATGTTGGAGAACGCAAAAGAGGAGACGAGTCGGTTAAAGTTTGACCTACAAGACAAAGTCAAGCTA ATTGCTGAGAAACAGGAGAACCTGGACGTGTCTGAGGAGAAGAGCAGAGTCCTGCAGGAGGAGCTCGCAGCTCTGAAGCTTCAGACGGAAGTGCTGGAGAGCAGGAAGAATGAGGCAGAGGGGACAGTCCAGTCTCTCAAGTCCAGAGTCCAA GTGTTGACTGCAGAGGTGGAATCCGTAGGAGTAGAGCGGGACAATCTGCTGTCTGAGAAGGAATCGATCAGTCGGAGTCACTTGGAGGAGATGGAGAAGCTGCGTTTGTCTCTCAGCGAGGAGAACAACCAGCTGCGGGAGGAGCTGGAAGGACTGAGAGAGGAGAAGCAACTCAGAGAAGAGCTGGAGGACCGGGCGGAGATGCTCCAAGCTGAG ATAGGAGAGCTGAATATAACTCTAAAGACTCTTACTGAGCAGAACCAGCAGCAGCTGGAGAAG GTATCATCAACACAGGAGCTTCTAAAGACCGCCCAAGACGAGCTCTGTGAACAGAGGAGGGTGAAGTCTGATCTGGAGGAACGGATGGAGGAGAAGGAGTCTCGCTTAAGTCTAAAG ATAAATGATCTGGTGCAGAGTCTGAGGGGCGTTGAAGCTGAGAGGGATGATCTGCTCCGTGAGATGCAGACGAGTCAGCAGACCTTCAAGGAGGAGCTGCAGGAGGCGCTGAGCAGAGTTTCGTCTCTCGGCGAGGAGCGGGCTCAGCTGCAGGAGGCGCTGGAAGGCTTGAGGGAGGAGAAGCAACTCAGAGAAGAGCTGGAGGACCGGGCGGAGATGCTCCAAGCTGAG ATAGGAGAGCTGAATATAACTCTAAAGACTCTTACTGAGCAGAACCAGCAGCAGCTGGAGAAG GTATCATCAACACAGGAGCTTCTAAAGACCGCCCAAGACGAGCTCTGTGAACAGAGGAGGGTGAAGTCTGATCTGGAGGAACGGATGGAGGAGAAGGAGTCTCGCTTAAGTCTAAAG ATAAATGATCTGGTGCAGAGTCTGAGGGGCGTTGAAGCTGAGAGGGATGATCTGCTCCGTGAGATGCAGACGAGTCAGCAGACCTTCAAGGAGGAGCTGCAGGAGGCGCTGAGCAGAGTTTCGTCTCTCGGCGAGGAGCGGGCTCGGCTGCAGGAGGCGCTGGAAGGCTCGAGGGAGGAGAAGAGGCAGCTCGGAGAGGAGCTGGAGGACAGGACACGCATG ATGTCGGCCGTTCAGGAAAAGCTCAGCCAGCAGGAGGAGTGGAGCCTGCAGCTTCAAGAACGAGACGCTGAGCTGAAACGTGAA GTGCAGCACCTCGAGGAGGAGCTGCAAACGCAAACGGAGCAACAAGCACGCGCTAAAGCTGAAGCCGACGCCTCTCAGCTG ATGCTTACTGAAGCTAAAGCCACCATCTCGACCCTGAAACAGCGACTTGACGGCTTGGAGCAGAACGCCGAAGGAGTTGAGGTGATCTCGTCACAGCTGCAGGACTCCTCTTCTCAGCTTCAG GAGTGCTTTGGAAGATTCCAAGAATTGAAAGACACCATCTCCAAATACAAGTCGCCGGACAAGGCTCTGAGGAGACAACGCTCTCTGATGAACGCGTTGCTGAGCTCTCTGCCTAGAGCCACTGTGGCTTCCTACGGTGCCGTTCATCAGCTGGGGATGCAGACAGTACAGAGCTTCCTAGACATTCGG ATGAGACTCCACCTGCAAGCAGTCGACTGCAAGAGGCTGTTTGAGGAGTTGGTGAGGAAAGACCTGGCCATTTTCGAGGAGAAGAGAGTGCAGGACCTGCTGCTGTCCAGAGCAGAAGCCCCCCCGCACGCCATCGGGGACGTGGACTTCCGCTCGCTTTGGGgaccgagactctccgagttgctGGACAAACGGCGGCTTCACCTGCAG AAGATGCAAAGCATCGCGGAGAAGCTCCAGAGCAACACGGCCGCTCATGTCGACAATGAAAGAGCTGAGATCTGTGAGGAAGAGAAGTTCACGGAGCAGCTAGAGGGGGCGATTAGCAGCCAGCCTATCAGCTTCCCTAACCTGGACTGCGTTCTGAGCCAAGAGGCGGGCCGCAGATCTGCAACCGTCCAAACGAGCAGGCTGTCTCTACAG CTCCTCGTAAGCGAGCAGAACAACCTGTTGGATGAGCTGAAGCAGCTGGAGGTGGAAGGAGAATCTCAGCTCAGAGAAGAGAAAAGCAAAAGTGCCACTCTGCTGCGAGCGCTGGAAGGAGCTCCTCTGAAGAAGGAGGTCTCACTGCTGAGGGACAACCAGCAGCTCGTCCTCCAGCTCCAGCGGGCTGAAGAAACCATCAAG ATGCTGCATGTACAGAAGGAAGAGCTGGAGGAAATTCGGATGGAAGCCAACCACAGCGTGTCCCAGCACAAGGAGGCCACTCAGCTCCTGCAGACGGAGCTGCAGGACAGCCGCGCCCTCGTCCAGGAGAAGGACGACACCATCCAAACCCTGAAGAACAAACTACGAGCGTCTGAA ACAAACGCACCGCCCAGCGCAGCCGAGCAGGAAAGACTCCGCCACAAGGTGTTCCAAATGGAGCTGAAGCTTAACTTGGCATCAGATCAACACAAACTCGA GATCCAGAGGATGAACACCGTGTTGAGGGAGAAGGAGGCGTCGCTGCGGAGTTTGAAGGAGGCTCTGAGGAAATTGCAGCAGCAGGGAGAGGAGCCTG TTCTGCAGGGTAAGGAACTTTATGCTAGACTCACCAATCCCAGAGAAGTAGTGATCGAGAGCAGCATCGCACTGGAGAAGACCAAGCTGGAAGAGAAGGTCCAGCAGCTTCAGCTGAAAATTACAGAACTCGAGAG CGTCGGGTTGGGTCAGAAGGCGGAGATCAGCAAGTGGAAGAGTCGAGCCATCAAGCTGAAAAGGAAGAGCAAAGCCGAGGTAGACAGGACACCGCCCAGCAGTCCCACCAAGAGGGGTTACACTTTCTCTTCAGATTCTGACCACCACCTCAACTCGCCCAAGAACAAAATCCTAGTGACTCCTAAAAATGTTCTGGAGTCTCCCCAAAAGCCGCTGGACTCTCCAAATATGTCCCTGCTTGATACCCCTAAAAACAAGTTCCTTGACATGGCTGGAGGCTCAGACCTGCTGTCCAGCGGCTTTCCCAAAGAGTTCTTTGATAACTCGAGCCTCGGAGCCTTTGCAG ATAAAGATGGCCCAAAGGAGGTGAGCTGGCCTTGGTCTCCCAAAGAGGAGGAGATGTGCAAAACGCAATAA